Proteins co-encoded in one Vampirovibrio chlorellavorus genomic window:
- a CDS encoding TolC family protein produces the protein MSPIFTPDLPNRPLRLTIGTGLILMQLFSPGLAATPVREAIPLDVMAPMPTVNGPLEKPAKLSRSSRKPFARTEKTDAKTAAAPSDSVIAEVLKLKWQTAPLYGAVDDLQKIGLEKVLKTAAERNLSVRQAEAQAKEAETQARDLVESNPLILLNPIQLGLMKQAENANVQAAQAHVQVARQKALLESASRYYTLTQAYLAKYSAFQAIEQGKTQLKVEESRFINGETDRFGVTQTEMALIDRYSRYMSADHAYYSASVALCNFLDLPEDNVLVPEEVSLQSEINMVPTLKLFPDSLTLEKAQKIALTRPDIQEVVLRREALQKLIKASFGQEKRKREADLKQLDLQAEQGLDLVSAAVNRAYAQVQTAKKNLQLAQQRYELAISLVRQLEISNKAGFSSTKDVLDGQLELARSNANLIEARLGSNLAQIQQAYELGLLQAELMSQPLPINLL, from the coding sequence ATGAGTCCAATTTTCACACCGGATCTTCCAAATCGCCCCCTGCGCCTGACCATTGGGACTGGCCTGATTCTGATGCAACTGTTTTCCCCGGGTTTGGCTGCGACGCCAGTCCGTGAAGCCATACCGCTGGATGTGATGGCTCCCATGCCCACCGTCAATGGCCCCTTGGAGAAGCCTGCCAAACTGTCTCGTTCTTCTCGAAAACCCTTCGCCAGAACTGAAAAAACGGACGCCAAAACGGCCGCAGCCCCCTCAGATTCTGTCATTGCGGAAGTGTTGAAGCTAAAGTGGCAAACGGCCCCGTTATATGGGGCGGTGGATGATCTGCAAAAAATTGGCCTGGAAAAAGTGTTAAAGACAGCCGCAGAACGCAATTTATCTGTGCGTCAGGCCGAAGCACAGGCCAAAGAGGCTGAGACGCAGGCCCGGGATCTGGTGGAATCAAACCCCTTAATCCTGCTAAACCCCATTCAGCTAGGACTGATGAAGCAGGCGGAAAACGCCAACGTTCAGGCGGCTCAGGCGCATGTGCAGGTGGCTCGTCAAAAGGCACTGTTGGAAAGCGCCTCTCGGTATTACACCCTGACCCAGGCTTATTTGGCCAAATACTCCGCCTTTCAGGCCATTGAGCAAGGGAAAACCCAGCTCAAGGTAGAAGAAAGCCGCTTCATTAACGGGGAAACCGACCGCTTTGGGGTGACCCAGACGGAAATGGCACTGATCGACCGCTACAGCCGCTATATGAGCGCCGATCATGCCTATTACTCGGCTTCGGTAGCCCTGTGTAACTTTCTGGATTTACCCGAAGACAACGTTCTGGTGCCCGAGGAAGTCAGCCTGCAAAGCGAAATCAATATGGTGCCCACCCTCAAGCTGTTCCCGGACAGCTTAACCTTGGAGAAGGCCCAAAAAATCGCCCTGACCCGCCCGGACATTCAGGAAGTCGTGCTGCGGCGGGAGGCGCTGCAAAAACTCATCAAGGCCAGCTTTGGGCAGGAAAAGCGCAAGCGGGAAGCCGATTTAAAGCAACTGGATCTGCAGGCGGAACAGGGGCTGGACTTGGTATCAGCGGCGGTAAACCGGGCTTACGCGCAGGTGCAAACGGCTAAAAAGAACCTTCAACTGGCCCAACAACGCTATGAACTGGCGATTTCACTGGTACGCCAACTGGAAATCAGCAATAAGGCTGGCTTTAGCAGCACCAAAGACGTACTGGACGGCCAGCTGGAGTTGGCTCGCAGCAATGCCAACCTGATTGAGGCCAGACTTGGCAGCAATCTGGCCCAGATTCAACAGGCTTACGAGTTGGGCTTGTTACAGGCGGAGCTGATGTCGCAGCCTTTGCCCATCAATTTACTGTAA
- the thrS gene encoding threonine--tRNA ligase — translation MTSSIQVKLPDGSVRELAQGATVQDLAAAIGAGLARAAMASVINGTVRDLRTPLNDGDTVRILTKKDPEALDVLRHSAAHILAQAVQTLWPGTKVATGPSIETGFYYDLDIPNHKLSPDDFPKIEAEMQRIAKEGQLFERFVIPDVEAKIAEFKTTGERYKAEILEKYKDAPESTLYINKDAKTGADIWFDLCEGPHLPDSSWLKAFKILSVAGAYWRGDANNPMLQRVYATAFWEQKDLDAYLHQMEEADKRDHRKLSKEYDLFSIEEEVGSGLILWHPNLATVREELENYWRREHRKRGYDLVYTPHIAKRDLWDTSGHTGFYMENMYTMEIDEQEYIVKPMNCPMHVLIFKGRIRSYRELPLRLSELGTVYRYEKSGTMHGLSRVRGFTQDDAHLFCRIDQIRSEVVEVIRFVDDTLKLFDMSFEVELSTRPEKCIGDIAIWDQAEQALKEALEEYGLTYQINEGDGAFYGPKIDFKLKDAIGRTWQCSTVQLDFNLPERFDLKYTDRDGQAKRPIMIHRAIFGSLERFAGTLIEHYSGAFPAWLAPQQVAILPIADRHVEYAQQVEATLRADMVRAKTDTSNEGIGHKIRQAQLAKVPYMLIIGDKELEAYQVAVRSRSKGDLGAVSLSLFAEQLQAEITTKGKQMVNVPQQVG, via the coding sequence ATGACAAGTAGTATTCAGGTAAAACTTCCCGATGGTAGCGTGAGAGAATTGGCCCAAGGGGCTACCGTGCAGGATCTGGCTGCCGCCATTGGGGCAGGGCTGGCCCGCGCGGCCATGGCTTCCGTGATTAACGGTACCGTGCGGGATTTGCGAACCCCCTTGAACGATGGGGACACCGTGCGCATCCTCACCAAAAAAGATCCTGAAGCACTGGATGTATTGCGCCACTCCGCCGCGCATATTTTGGCCCAAGCGGTGCAAACCCTGTGGCCGGGCACCAAAGTGGCCACCGGCCCTTCCATTGAAACCGGCTTTTACTACGATTTGGACATTCCCAACCACAAGCTCAGCCCCGATGATTTCCCCAAAATTGAAGCGGAAATGCAGCGCATCGCCAAAGAAGGGCAACTGTTTGAACGCTTCGTGATTCCGGATGTTGAAGCCAAAATCGCTGAATTTAAAACCACCGGAGAGCGTTACAAGGCCGAGATTTTGGAAAAATACAAAGACGCCCCGGAAAGCACCTTGTACATCAATAAAGACGCCAAAACCGGCGCGGACATCTGGTTTGATCTGTGCGAAGGTCCGCACTTGCCGGATTCTTCCTGGCTGAAGGCCTTTAAAATTCTCAGCGTGGCCGGTGCCTACTGGCGTGGCGATGCCAATAACCCCATGCTGCAACGGGTTTACGCTACGGCGTTTTGGGAGCAAAAAGATCTGGACGCCTACCTGCACCAGATGGAAGAGGCCGACAAGCGGGATCACCGCAAGCTGTCCAAGGAATACGACTTGTTCAGCATAGAAGAGGAGGTGGGCTCCGGTCTGATTCTGTGGCATCCCAACCTGGCCACGGTGCGGGAAGAGCTGGAAAACTACTGGCGCCGTGAGCATCGCAAGCGGGGCTACGACCTGGTGTACACCCCGCACATCGCCAAGCGGGACCTGTGGGACACCTCCGGGCACACCGGTTTTTACATGGAAAACATGTACACCATGGAAATCGACGAGCAGGAATACATCGTCAAACCCATGAACTGCCCTATGCACGTGCTGATTTTCAAGGGGCGCATTCGCAGCTACCGGGAACTCCCCTTGCGCCTGAGCGAGCTGGGGACCGTGTACCGCTACGAGAAATCCGGCACCATGCACGGGCTCAGCCGGGTGCGGGGCTTCACGCAGGATGATGCCCACCTGTTCTGCCGCATCGATCAGATTCGCAGCGAAGTGGTGGAAGTGATTCGCTTTGTGGATGACACCCTAAAGCTGTTTGATATGAGCTTTGAGGTGGAGTTGTCCACCCGTCCGGAAAAGTGCATTGGGGATATCGCCATTTGGGATCAGGCTGAGCAGGCGCTGAAGGAAGCCCTGGAAGAATATGGCCTGACCTATCAAATCAATGAAGGCGATGGCGCTTTCTACGGCCCCAAAATCGACTTCAAGCTGAAGGACGCCATTGGCCGCACCTGGCAATGTTCTACTGTGCAGCTGGATTTCAACTTGCCAGAGCGCTTTGACCTGAAGTACACCGACCGGGATGGTCAGGCCAAGCGGCCCATCATGATTCACCGGGCCATTTTTGGCAGTCTGGAGCGCTTCGCTGGCACGCTGATCGAGCATTACTCCGGCGCTTTCCCGGCGTGGCTGGCCCCCCAACAGGTGGCCATTTTGCCCATTGCCGATCGACATGTGGAATATGCCCAGCAAGTGGAAGCCACCCTGCGGGCGGATATGGTGCGGGCCAAAACGGATACCTCCAACGAGGGCATCGGCCATAAAATCCGGCAGGCCCAGTTGGCGAAAGTGCCCTACATGCTGATCATTGGCGACAAGGAACTGGAAGCCTATCAGGTGGCCGTCCGCAGCCGTAGCAAAGGCGACCTGGGGGCGGTGTCCCTCAGCCTGTTTGCCGAGCAACTGCAAGCGGAAATCACCACCAAAGGCAAGCAGATGGTCAACGTGCCCCAACAGGTGGGTTAA
- a CDS encoding ankyrin repeat domain-containing protein: MSKLSDTPRHRFQQALNVRDWERNHAEFLNAMHQADLPSILRILRTQSSVVRQSSLFNTVEDVANQTALHFLANGRLLQPERSFETLRSIIRLCKTFGADFNARDWCGRTPLMWASLHGNVTLANLLLENGAKAQQKDHEGYTAADYARVNPSSAAQELSAWLEQYEQNSP; this comes from the coding sequence ATGTCCAAGCTGTCCGACACCCCGCGCCACCGGTTTCAGCAAGCGTTGAATGTCAGGGACTGGGAACGGAACCACGCCGAATTTTTAAACGCCATGCATCAGGCTGATCTGCCCAGCATTCTGAGGATTCTGAGAACACAGTCTTCCGTGGTGCGCCAGAGCAGTTTGTTTAACACGGTGGAGGATGTTGCAAACCAGACAGCGCTTCACTTCTTGGCCAATGGACGGCTTTTACAGCCGGAGCGTTCCTTTGAGACGCTTCGCAGCATTATCCGGTTGTGCAAAACTTTTGGGGCCGACTTTAACGCTCGGGACTGGTGCGGGAGGACCCCTTTAATGTGGGCGTCCCTGCACGGCAATGTCACGCTGGCCAACCTTCTGCTGGAGAATGGGGCCAAGGCTCAGCAAAAGGATCATGAAGGCTACACTGCCGCCGATTATGCCCGAGTCAACCCTTCTTCGGCTGCTCAGGAGCTGTCAGCTTGGCTGGAGCAATACGAACAGAATAGCCCGTAG
- a CDS encoding ABC transporter permease: MLEALKRGEFLGLSWSGIQSIFRKEIIQLLRDPYLVMFIIALPVIQLMVTGLAVQRDLKHIATVVVNYDQGSASRDLMADFQNSTLFDLDQVPSDAVMMQKIRNGNYRVGIIIPPDYSEKALAGITPPQINIIVDGTQGTIAKTIVDGASQLVFNHNRKLLAEAGLGSGESGGLPAGTELKTKVLYNPKMSSAYYLVPAILAIVMHMLTILFTSFAVVRERESGTLEQLMVSPVKVPDLMLGKVLPYAFIGFLDMLLTLGVMVWFFNISISGSFWFLCLASFIFILTSLGIGLLISILCRTQVQAIQLTVAIFLPSLLLTGFVFPLEPMPWFIKIISFSLPLTYYLDIIRGVVIKGIGGGDLWFQTLILLIMAVITLGASILRFNKQIT, from the coding sequence ATGCTTGAGGCCCTGAAGCGCGGCGAATTTTTGGGCCTGAGCTGGTCTGGCATACAGTCCATCTTCCGCAAGGAAATTATCCAGCTGTTGCGAGACCCTTATCTGGTCATGTTTATCATTGCCTTGCCGGTCATTCAGCTGATGGTGACGGGCCTGGCCGTGCAGAGGGATCTCAAGCACATTGCCACCGTGGTGGTGAACTACGATCAGGGCAGTGCGTCCCGCGATCTCATGGCGGATTTCCAGAACAGCACCCTGTTTGATCTGGATCAGGTGCCTTCGGATGCGGTCATGATGCAAAAGATCCGCAATGGGAACTACCGGGTAGGCATTATCATCCCCCCGGATTATTCCGAAAAAGCGTTGGCAGGCATCACGCCCCCGCAAATTAACATTATCGTGGATGGCACACAGGGCACCATTGCCAAAACCATTGTGGATGGGGCCAGTCAGTTGGTGTTTAACCATAACCGCAAACTGCTGGCGGAAGCCGGTCTGGGGAGCGGCGAAAGCGGCGGCCTGCCCGCGGGTACTGAGCTGAAAACCAAGGTGCTGTACAACCCCAAAATGTCCTCGGCTTACTATCTGGTACCGGCCATTCTGGCCATTGTCATGCACATGTTGACCATTTTATTCACCAGTTTTGCCGTGGTTCGGGAGCGAGAGTCGGGCACCTTGGAGCAATTAATGGTCAGTCCGGTCAAAGTCCCGGATCTCATGCTGGGAAAAGTCCTGCCCTATGCCTTTATCGGCTTTCTGGACATGCTGCTGACCCTGGGGGTGATGGTCTGGTTCTTCAACATCAGCATTAGCGGCAGCTTCTGGTTCCTGTGTCTGGCTTCCTTCATTTTTATCCTGACCTCTCTGGGCATTGGCCTGTTGATTTCCATTCTCTGCCGCACTCAGGTGCAGGCCATTCAGCTGACTGTGGCCATTTTCCTGCCCAGCCTGCTGCTCACCGGCTTTGTTTTTCCGCTGGAGCCCATGCCCTGGTTTATCAAGATTATCAGCTTCTCGCTGCCCCTGACCTACTATCTGGATATCATTCGCGGGGTGGTCATCAAGGGCATTGGGGGCGGCGATCTGTGGTTCCAGACCCTGATTTTACTGATTATGGCCGTGATCACCCTGGGGGCCAGTATTTTGCGTTTTAATAAGCAAATTACCTAG
- a CDS encoding superoxide dismutase yields MTQSHEELTLPMAQPMARREFLKLAAAMGGSALALSQFRLNAQAAAKPAPKSMSGKGLPKDHPMHPYDAKESIQAKTFENLSTVEGISQNQLEQHLGLYKGYVSKINDIESQISAMQPDLEKMNATYSPYRELHAEQTYALNGVILHEYYFENIGGAKTAPTATEMVHKIFTQEFGSWENYVNHLLAVGKSSRGWALTGYNMRDHRVHNYGLDLHNQGVPVNVIPLLVLDVYEHAYMIDFGTKRPAYLQAFMNNVDWAVVEARLKTMILHG; encoded by the coding sequence ATGACCCAATCGCATGAAGAGTTAACGCTGCCCATGGCCCAACCGATGGCCCGCCGGGAATTTTTAAAACTGGCCGCCGCGATGGGTGGTAGCGCCCTGGCCCTCAGTCAGTTCCGGCTGAATGCCCAGGCCGCCGCCAAGCCCGCCCCCAAAAGCATGTCCGGCAAGGGCCTGCCCAAGGATCACCCCATGCACCCTTATGATGCCAAGGAAAGCATTCAGGCCAAGACCTTCGAGAACCTGTCCACCGTGGAAGGCATCAGCCAGAATCAGCTGGAGCAGCACTTGGGCCTGTACAAAGGCTACGTCAGCAAAATCAACGATATTGAAAGCCAGATCAGCGCCATGCAGCCGGATCTGGAGAAAATGAATGCCACCTACAGCCCTTACCGGGAATTACACGCCGAGCAGACCTACGCCCTGAACGGGGTGATTTTGCACGAGTATTACTTTGAGAACATTGGCGGGGCCAAGACTGCGCCCACCGCCACAGAGATGGTGCATAAAATTTTCACCCAGGAATTCGGCAGCTGGGAGAATTACGTCAATCACCTGCTGGCCGTGGGCAAGTCCTCCCGGGGGTGGGCTTTAACCGGCTACAACATGCGCGATCACCGGGTGCATAACTACGGGCTGGATCTGCACAATCAGGGCGTGCCGGTGAATGTGATTCCCCTGCTGGTGCTGGATGTGTACGAGCATGCCTACATGATCGACTTTGGCACCAAGCGGCCCGCTTACCTGCAGGCCTTTATGAACAACGTGGACTGGGCTGTGGTGGAGGCCCGCCTGAAGACTATGATTCTACACGGCTAG
- the map gene encoding type I methionyl aminopeptidase — protein MTVETPEQLASLRKIGRIVAQTIQLMGKHIQPGVTTLELDAIGRQYLEAHGARSAPELIYQFPGATCISVNHEVAHRVPGNRRIQPGDLVNIDVSAELDGYFADSGYSFLVGTVSDVKRAVTRTAQKALNRAIAVVRAGVSLNAIGRAIETTAREAGCSIILNLGSHGVGTALHEEPFFIPPYFDAADTRVLAEGMVITIEPFISNGAWEAAQAEDGWTLYTAPHFVTAQYEHSMVVTRTGVTLLTAA, from the coding sequence ATGACCGTAGAAACCCCGGAGCAACTCGCCAGCCTCCGTAAAATTGGCCGCATTGTGGCCCAAACCATTCAGCTGATGGGCAAGCATATTCAACCCGGCGTGACCACGCTGGAACTGGACGCCATTGGCCGCCAGTATCTGGAAGCCCACGGGGCACGCTCCGCCCCCGAGTTGATTTACCAGTTCCCCGGCGCCACTTGCATCAGCGTCAATCACGAAGTAGCCCACAGGGTGCCGGGGAATCGGCGCATTCAACCCGGCGATCTGGTGAACATTGATGTCTCCGCGGAGCTGGACGGTTACTTTGCCGACAGTGGGTACTCCTTTTTGGTAGGCACGGTGTCAGACGTCAAGCGGGCGGTTACCCGCACGGCTCAAAAAGCCCTCAACCGGGCCATTGCCGTTGTTCGGGCCGGGGTTTCTCTCAATGCCATCGGCCGGGCCATCGAAACCACCGCCCGGGAGGCGGGTTGCAGCATTATTTTAAACCTGGGCAGCCACGGAGTAGGCACCGCATTGCATGAAGAACCCTTTTTTATCCCCCCGTACTTTGATGCCGCTGATACCCGAGTACTTGCGGAGGGCATGGTCATTACCATTGAGCCCTTTATTTCCAACGGGGCCTGGGAGGCCGCCCAGGCTGAGGATGGCTGGACACTGTACACCGCGCCGCATTTCGTTACGGCCCAGTACGAGCATTCCATGGTGGTGACCCGCACCGGAGTGACCCTGTTAACCGCCGCTTAA
- a CDS encoding acyl-CoA desaturase encodes MILSRFLPSSALPAYATWQRFNAPLFSLYVLLHGVALAGFFTFSWQGLLVMGILSFSTICLGITLCYHRLLAHQSYQLAKPLTYVLALLGCLAFQRGPIWWTATHRLHHGKTDKAGDPHSPKYSVWWAHFLWPFFWHPQLDESEETLRRLAPDLWKDPGLRFLERYYSAINVLFLGLLFGLGYWLGGGLKMGLSILVWGGFLRIIYGLNVTWLVNSAAHLWGYRRYDTPDTSRNNWWVALLTWGEGWHNNHHAHARSAKMGFVWYELDVTYWIIALFRRLGLATQVVGSPLDRENDRLKNGGQTQSVSTIPLKETKNPRLSKAHQ; translated from the coding sequence TTGATTCTTTCCCGTTTTCTACCCTCCTCCGCGTTACCCGCTTATGCTACCTGGCAGCGTTTTAACGCCCCCTTGTTTTCCCTGTATGTGCTATTGCACGGGGTGGCATTGGCCGGATTTTTCACTTTTAGCTGGCAAGGCCTGCTGGTGATGGGAATCCTTTCCTTTTCTACCATTTGTCTGGGGATCACCCTGTGTTACCATCGCCTGTTGGCCCACCAGAGTTATCAACTGGCCAAACCGCTCACGTATGTTCTGGCCCTCTTGGGCTGTCTGGCTTTTCAGCGAGGCCCCATCTGGTGGACGGCCACCCATCGCCTGCACCACGGAAAGACGGACAAAGCGGGCGATCCGCATTCTCCAAAGTACAGCGTGTGGTGGGCCCATTTTTTGTGGCCTTTTTTCTGGCATCCTCAGCTGGATGAGTCTGAGGAAACCTTGCGCCGGTTGGCCCCCGATTTGTGGAAAGATCCGGGCCTGCGCTTTTTGGAGCGGTATTACAGTGCGATTAACGTCCTGTTTCTGGGGCTGCTGTTTGGCTTGGGCTACTGGCTGGGCGGGGGGCTTAAAATGGGGCTGTCCATTTTGGTGTGGGGCGGCTTTTTGCGAATTATCTATGGGCTGAATGTCACCTGGCTGGTTAATTCCGCCGCCCACTTGTGGGGATACCGGCGTTATGACACCCCGGATACCAGCCGCAACAACTGGTGGGTGGCCCTGCTCACCTGGGGAGAGGGTTGGCATAACAATCACCACGCCCATGCCCGTTCCGCCAAAATGGGCTTTGTCTGGTACGAGCTGGATGTGACTTACTGGATCATCGCTTTGTTCCGTAGGCTGGGGCTGGCCACTCAGGTGGTAGGCTCTCCGCTGGATCGTGAAAATGATCGCCTGAAAAACGGGGGGCAGACGCAGTCAGTATCTACAATACCGCTCAAAGAAACCAAGAATCCCCGCTTATCCAAAGCCCACCAGTAA
- the argF gene encoding ornithine carbamoyltransferase has product MSATLSAPVLPEYLKGRDFLTFLEYSPEELQELLTLAAQLKQLKRNRIPHKLLEGLSVAMYFEKPSNRTRVSFEVGIYDLGAHPFMLRKDEINLGVRETIADTARTLSRYVDCIMIRTFAQKDVEELAQWADVPVINGLTDDYHPCQVLADLLTVQERFGSFKGRKLTYVGDGNNMANSLMLGCAMVGMDVTIASPSGYQPQPAMVEKAQSIAAQSGATVAVSDDVKAAVKDASVVYTDVWASMGQEAEAEARKQVFKAYQVNAENLALALPEAIVLHCLPAHRGEEITAEVLEKHADVIFEQAENRLHAQKAVMAAIIR; this is encoded by the coding sequence ATGTCTGCCACCCTAAGCGCCCCGGTACTGCCGGAATATTTAAAAGGCCGGGATTTTTTAACCTTTCTGGAATACTCCCCTGAAGAATTGCAGGAATTGCTGACCCTGGCGGCCCAGCTCAAGCAGCTCAAGCGCAACCGCATTCCCCACAAATTGCTGGAAGGCCTGAGTGTGGCCATGTACTTTGAAAAACCCAGCAACCGCACCCGGGTCAGCTTTGAGGTGGGCATTTACGATCTGGGGGCGCATCCCTTTATGTTGCGTAAAGATGAAATCAATCTGGGCGTGCGGGAAACCATTGCCGACACCGCCCGTACCCTTTCCCGCTATGTGGATTGCATTATGATTCGTACCTTTGCCCAAAAGGACGTGGAAGAACTGGCCCAGTGGGCGGATGTGCCAGTGATCAACGGGCTGACGGACGATTACCACCCCTGCCAGGTGCTGGCCGATTTGTTGACCGTTCAGGAACGCTTTGGCAGCTTTAAAGGACGCAAACTGACCTACGTGGGCGATGGCAACAATATGGCCAACAGCCTGATGCTGGGTTGCGCCATGGTGGGCATGGATGTCACCATTGCCAGCCCCTCCGGCTACCAGCCTCAGCCTGCCATGGTGGAAAAAGCCCAGAGCATCGCGGCCCAAAGTGGGGCCACCGTGGCGGTGTCGGATGATGTGAAGGCCGCCGTGAAAGACGCTTCCGTGGTGTACACCGATGTGTGGGCCAGCATGGGGCAGGAAGCGGAAGCGGAGGCCCGCAAGCAGGTCTTCAAGGCTTATCAGGTCAATGCGGAGAATCTGGCGCTGGCCTTGCCGGAGGCCATTGTGCTGCACTGCTTACCCGCCCACCGGGGCGAGGAAATCACCGCCGAGGTGCTGGAAAAACACGCCGATGTGATTTTTGAGCAGGCCGAGAACCGCCTGCATGCTCAAAAAGCAGTTATGGCGGCCATTATTCGCTAA
- a CDS encoding glycosyl hydrolase family 8 → MRSVRSGHRYPVWMGLVLALLLFLATFGLSRASAAPLLNELEVRGLLQSSWAQYKTTFIQADGRVIDYNGNISTSEGQAYAMLRALWMRDKATFDASYRWAKDNLQIPRGDHLFSWKWGQKADKSWGTLDTTSATDADQDIALALLLAAKVWNEPQYQSEAMPILNEIWDRLTLNAPLGRVLLPGDWPQKGRTYQINPSYFAPYAYRVFAEADDNHDWTLLIDSSYEIMSRAVTQAESGLMPDWVEISLDNDNIQLYNDPLDARSDFGYEAIRVYWRVALDALMNPLEKRATQLLKTKNMLPRYWKIRKDLPISITWDGIVRHPELQSGAIYGAVFPGLYLQDTRLGEELLQKKIVPNLKPGGQWNTKNDYYAQNWLWCGLGLYNIYLDPPRFTRGSAAGRLTRLFSLAPTEVY, encoded by the coding sequence ATGCGCTCTGTCCGGTCTGGTCATCGCTACCCTGTCTGGATGGGGCTTGTACTTGCCCTGCTGCTGTTTTTGGCAACCTTTGGCCTGTCCCGGGCCAGCGCCGCCCCCCTGCTGAATGAGCTGGAAGTTCGGGGCTTGCTGCAAAGCAGCTGGGCCCAGTATAAAACCACCTTCATTCAGGCGGATGGCCGGGTGATCGACTACAACGGCAATATCAGCACCTCCGAAGGGCAGGCCTACGCCATGTTGCGGGCCCTGTGGATGCGGGACAAGGCCACCTTTGACGCTTCCTATCGCTGGGCCAAGGACAACCTGCAAATCCCCCGGGGCGATCACCTGTTCTCCTGGAAATGGGGTCAAAAGGCCGATAAAAGCTGGGGCACCCTGGATACCACCAGCGCCACGGACGCCGATCAGGATATCGCCTTGGCTTTGCTGCTGGCGGCAAAGGTGTGGAATGAGCCGCAGTATCAAAGTGAAGCCATGCCCATTCTCAACGAGATTTGGGATCGCCTGACCCTGAATGCGCCATTGGGGCGGGTTTTACTGCCGGGCGATTGGCCCCAAAAAGGGCGCACTTACCAGATCAATCCCTCCTACTTTGCGCCTTACGCCTACCGGGTGTTCGCGGAAGCGGACGACAACCACGACTGGACGTTGTTGATCGATTCTTCCTACGAGATTATGAGCCGGGCGGTCACCCAGGCCGAAAGCGGTCTGATGCCGGACTGGGTGGAAATTTCGCTGGACAATGACAACATCCAGTTGTACAACGATCCGCTGGATGCCCGCAGTGACTTTGGGTACGAGGCCATTCGGGTCTATTGGCGGGTAGCGCTGGATGCCCTGATGAATCCATTGGAAAAGCGGGCCACCCAGCTGCTGAAAACCAAAAACATGCTGCCCCGTTACTGGAAAATCCGCAAGGATTTGCCCATTTCCATTACCTGGGATGGCATTGTCCGCCATCCTGAATTGCAGTCCGGGGCCATTTACGGGGCGGTTTTCCCCGGTTTATACCTGCAAGATACGCGGTTGGGCGAGGAATTGCTGCAAAAAAAGATTGTGCCCAATCTGAAGCCGGGTGGCCAATGGAACACCAAAAACGATTACTACGCCCAGAACTGGTTATGGTGCGGCTTGGGGCTCTACAATATTTATCTGGATCCCCCCCGCTTTACCCGGGGCTCCGCCGCAGGCCGGTTGACCCGCCTGTTTTCCCTGGCCCCCACCGAAGTTTACTGA
- the surE gene encoding 5'/3'-nucleotidase SurE, producing MLKVLISNDDGIYATGLQTLAAKLSQHYEVYVVAPDRERSAMGHALTLHKPIRIDEVEMKFPVAKAFSTSGTPSDCVKLALNALLDVKIDVVVSGINHGPNLGSDVIYSGTVSAALEGAIHGIPSIAVSLVNGSDKLADFTHGAEFIAEFLPTAMKVGIPAKSILNVNIPAVSKHHFAGVQITELGTRMYTDSYERRVDPRGGVYYWLAGEVIETGEAEGTDVEAIRNNMVAVSPVHYNLSNYSAMTLLKEKLDVQH from the coding sequence ATGCTTAAAGTTTTAATCTCCAACGATGATGGCATTTACGCCACCGGCCTTCAGACATTGGCCGCCAAATTATCCCAGCATTACGAGGTTTATGTGGTGGCCCCGGATCGGGAGCGCAGCGCCATGGGTCATGCCCTGACCCTGCACAAGCCCATTCGTATTGACGAAGTGGAAATGAAGTTTCCGGTAGCCAAGGCCTTTTCCACCAGCGGCACCCCCAGCGACTGCGTCAAGCTGGCCTTGAACGCCTTGCTGGATGTCAAAATCGACGTGGTGGTCTCTGGCATTAATCATGGCCCTAACCTGGGGTCCGATGTCATTTATTCCGGTACGGTCAGCGCAGCGCTGGAAGGGGCCATCCATGGCATCCCCAGTATCGCTGTGTCCCTGGTCAACGGCTCGGACAAGCTGGCCGACTTTACCCACGGGGCGGAATTTATCGCTGAGTTTTTGCCCACGGCCATGAAGGTGGGCATTCCGGCCAAAAGCATCCTGAATGTGAACATCCCGGCGGTGTCCAAGCACCACTTCGCGGGCGTGCAAATCACGGAACTGGGCACCCGCATGTACACCGACAGCTATGAGCGTCGGGTGGATCCCCGTGGTGGGGTCTATTACTGGCTGGCCGGGGAAGTTATTGAAACCGGCGAGGCCGAAGGGACAGACGTGGAGGCCATTCGCAACAATATGGTGGCGGTATCCCCGGTGCATTACAACTTGTCCAACTACAGCGCCATGACGCTGCTCAAGGAAAAACTGGACGTTCAGCACTAG